ATACTGACCTACAGCTCCTCGGGCAATTTAAGCAGGAAAATAACCGCTTACGTGAATTGCTGGGTTCTCCGCTGCGTCAGGACGAACAAAAAATGGTCACGCAGGTGATGTCCAGCGGGACCGATCCCTACAGCGATCAAGTTGTTATCGATAAAGGTTCTAATAATGGCGTTTACGAAGGCCAGCCGGTTATCAGTGATCGGGGTGTCGTAGGCCAAGTTGTTGCGGTGAGTAAATTAACCAGCCGCGTATTATTGATTTGCGATGCCTCTCATGCTTTACCGATACAGGTACTCCGCAATGATATTCGAGTGATTGCCGCAGGGAGTGGTTGCACTGATGACTTATTATTGGAACACCTGCCAAGCAATACAGATATTCGCGTCGGTGATGTGTTAGTCACGTCAGGCCTTGGTGGCCGCTTCCCTGAAGGTTACCCTGTTGCGGTGGTGTCTTCTGTCAAAGTGGATAATCAGCGGGCTTATACTGTGATTCAAGCGCGCCCGACCGCTGACCTACAACGCTTACGTTACCTGCTGTTACTGTGGGGAGCTGACCGTAATGGCGATATCCCTTTGCCACCGAACGAAGTTCGCCGAGTGGCAAATGAACGTCTGGCTCCGATGATGTCGCAAGTGTTGCCTGCTGCAGATGACATGGGGCCGCCAGCACCACCTGCGGTTGGGGCACCTTCTGCCGCAGCACCGACGACGGCACCAGGAGTCTCGCCATGAACCGTTACAGCAGTAATGGACGTTGGGTAATTTGGTTATCTTTCCTGATTGCCATGGTGCTGCAAATTATGCCGTGGCCTGAGCAAATCTATATGTTCCGGCCTTC
The window above is part of the Yersinia massiliensis genome. Proteins encoded here:
- the mreC gene encoding rod shape-determining protein MreC codes for the protein MKPIFSRGPSLQLRLFFAVLAAIVLVIADSRLGTFVKVRTYMDTAVSPFYFLANGPRKVLDNVSETLATREQLELENRALRQELLLKNTDLQLLGQFKQENNRLRELLGSPLRQDEQKMVTQVMSSGTDPYSDQVVIDKGSNNGVYEGQPVISDRGVVGQVVAVSKLTSRVLLICDASHALPIQVLRNDIRVIAAGSGCTDDLLLEHLPSNTDIRVGDVLVTSGLGGRFPEGYPVAVVSSVKVDNQRAYTVIQARPTADLQRLRYLLLLWGADRNGDIPLPPNEVRRVANERLAPMMSQVLPAADDMGPPAPPAVGAPSAAAPTTAPGVSP